ACTGCTTAGGTTATAGTTCTTGtcttcttgaaatgaaaaataaacataGAAATCTTTATGGTAACTTGTAGTTAAATGCAAGATTGATCATTAGTTTATCTAGAAACCCAAACTATTTATAGTCAAACGATCATTACAAGAAGGCATCAGTTCCCTTTTACTTTTAGGCAATTTTCagtaaataaaaacagaaattctttgtttgttttttttgtataattttcgtTACACTTGACATTAAGATCACATAATAAACATTACAAAATGATTACCGTGGGGACACACACACCACAGTTGATCacaaaaaaagaacataaaacCATATTTTCCCTAATTATGCTAAATCAAAAGAatgaaaactaaacaaaatcaaaagaacTTTCCTAATGTGTCTACTTGGCGATCTCTGATTGGGTTAGTTGATTGCCTGCACATAACAAAACATAGTTTGTGTAAACAAAAGTGCTTAGGCTACACAATTACTTGAAATGAAATTGGAATTAATTTATAAGCAAACTATAAATTCAATGATTATCAACTGGATTATTACCTTATAACGTAGCTGTAAAATTTCTAATCCATCAGAAGTTAGCAAAAACCATGATACACCACAGAACCGCCGGTATGTGAAAATTAGTTAACCGAGGCCAAAAACAAAACACTGTCTACACCTGCAAACCGAAAATTACACGGTACAATGAGATTAAAAAAGCAAACCAGAAAATGTAAAAGATAATACTAGTTTTTACAACGAACCTGTTCCCTTTGAGCTAAAGAAGCAAATGTAACGTCTCCATCACTCTCAAAGATCCAAAAAACACTTTAGTTCACCTGACAAAAGCCAATCCATTTCCACCATTAGTGAAAAACTTTCATCTGGGTTCAAGAAAGTTTAAATCTTTGTAGAATTTAAATTAAAGACAACAAAGACTTTATAATATGCAGAAGGTGATGACAACCTTATCAACCTTTAAATGTTTTGACTTATCcttatatgcaaaaaaaaatctaatgggTCCAGGgaaatcaaaatcaaatggTTGATCTTATAAATGATCTAAGAGGTGGCGGTGGCTCATTCTTTGGTTGAGATTACACACACACCTTTACACATAAATGCAAGAGAACTACATTAGACTGGTCTCCACTCTATTATGCAACTCAGGACCACAGACATCTTGTGGACTTCTTTAGTTTCAAACAGCTCATGTCACTGACACAGTGACATTATCTACCTACCTATGTCCCAATATGCTGGTTTggtgaaaaatgaaaatgaaagacTTAAGAAAAATTACCGTGAAGAGTTCTGTGTGTTTTCTTCTAGAAGAAGCTGAGCTCGGTGTATCCACGGGAATAAGGTAAGAGCTCTTCCGCTTGGACACGTGAAGCTGAACAACTCATGGTTCGCTTTAGCTTATTATGAGCTGACTCAACCTCAGCGCAGAAAATGCCGTAGACAGGTCTATGATCTGAGAACTTTGACTCTCCTCTTACATAAGATAACTGATGCAGTCCTTCACCGTACCACAATATCCTAtcacaccttttttttttaacataacaaAACAAACAGTCAGATGATAATAGATTCATATACAAGAAGTTCTTGGTTTCTTGATGTTGTTGTACAAAGGGAAAGTTACCAAGCAGGAGTGCGACGTTTCTCCTTGGGATGCAAGTCATCTCCAGAGTATCTATCTGAGTTTCTAGAGTACTTGTACGTTGGTGGGAAGTAGATCTTTCCTTCGTTCCATCCTTTGAACACGTGCCCTCGTTTCTGCTCTATTCTTAGCTGGTCGTTTTCTAGCAAAGCTCTCCAGTTCTGCATCTCAACGAGGGCTTTAGCAGATCGGTAAGTGAGTGCTATCCGGTAGTTCAGATCTCCAAGCCATATCACCCGGCTGAGTaataataacatatgataaaaaaaaatagattaagaaactgttttttttttttaattgttaagaTCATTGAAACTTACTCATGCTGAAGTATATTTTCAGGAGACTTCTCCTCCTCTAAGCTCTTAACGCGAGGAAACCTCGTCTTCTTGAGTATCTCCATGACATCAGAGTTCCTCTTCAGCTCATCACCTTCCTTTTGTCCTGAAGTCAAGTGAGTGCACACAAAGCAaaagcttgtttgatgaagcaACATGCTTATTGAGATTGATCCCTACAAAACAAGAACCAAAGAGGTTAAGACAGTAATGTAAAAAGACAAAACAGATCAGCATGTAACGAAAGAACATTATCTAACCTTGTTCCCAAGATAACCCATTAGTCCTCTCCCAACGCAAGACACTTTCATGTTCTTGACGTGTTCTCTTAACTCACTTTTCACCCAAATGGTTAAGAAGACACCAACCATTTGCTTGCTAGCGACTAAACAATACTGAGAAGAGTTCCAAGGGATCCTATAACCGCTCTCGTTCGCTGCTGCAGAGCCTGGAGAGTACAGGACAGTGCTTGGAGAGTCCCCAGTACCGTTATCATCGTCTGAGGACCTTGAGAAGTCACTCGGCCGTGAGTAATCACTCGGTCTGGAGTAGTAATCACTCGGCCTATTAGAGTAATCACTCTGCCTTGAGTAGTCACTAGGCCTTCTAGAGTAGTCACTAGGCCTGTGACTGCTGCTGCCACCACGGAAGCTAGGGTCGAAGTCACTTGGTCTTTGGCTGAAGAAGACACGGTCACAGACACTGAAACGACCTGGCTGAGGGATGGAAGGATCGTTACACGCACTGCTTGGGGTTTGGAAAGAGCGTCTGTGGAAGAAGGTGGAGTTCTTTTGTCTCGTGGAGCCAGAGAAGTCAGCGTCAAGCTCAGCCATGGGGACAGGGAGAGGGGAAGGCGTGTGGTAGGCTCCGCCACCGCTAGCTCCTGGTCTGTTGTTGAGAGTTTTGCGGATGAGGGAGAGCCATTTCTGAGCAGGTCCGTTGTCTTCGGATCCGAGGACGTTGCCAGCGTTGAGAGGAACAATCTCTTGGAAGCCGAGGACGTATATGTCTGCGGGAGCTGAGGAGTGAAGCCACTCGTCGAGGTTTAAGTCAGGAGGTGGAGAGCGTCCAGCTACGTTCCATGTAGCAGTAAAGATGCTGCTCAAAAGTTATGACTTTAGTAGCAATGGATCATAGTTATGAGTCATGACATGTGTATGTTATACCTGTAGTTTTGGACATCAATGATCCTAGGATTCTCATAGTTCATTCTCCTTTGGCGAGCTTGCTGCTCCCAGTTCTTACTTAGCTTCTCTGTTAAATCAAGAAATCatcagtaaaaataaataaaattaaagtggAGTAATAATATGTTACTATGATTATACCAGTTTTGGACTTGTTGATTGTGGTGGGAGCTTTCTCTACTGAGAAGCTACTTCTGTGCTCTACTTCAATAccttttaatcaaaatatatcaGAAACAAATGAATTAAGATTATCTCAggagagacaaaaaaaaacaagattaagttacagaaagaaagagagagactttACCATTAGAAGCAGAAGGAGCAGGAACATCTGTTTGAAACTCCTCTGTTTTGCTTTTGATATTAAACCATTTCCTGACCATCTTCTTGGACCATGCCAGCTTCATTTTCAGAaacattcaaaagaaaaaatgagcCTTTTGAAAATTCCATCAAGATGGGCAATAAAGGTAACAGATTTAGAGAGAAGAAAAATAGAAACCTTGTTTGTTTTGGATTTGTCTTCTCTCATTGTTACTCCTTCTTTTGATTCTGCActagtgtgtgtgtgtatggctctttttctccttttaaCAGAAACTCAACCCATCCACAAACAAATATGCCAAAAAAAAGTATGAAAATTTCCCAAATTTGAGTGGAATTGGGGTTTGGTTTTCTCCCTATGGACCAGACAGAAACATAAACAAGAGAGTAAGCTAGAGGAAAGCAGAATCTTTGGTTTCTCCCTAAAGATAAGAAGTGAGTTTTAGATCccttagacttttttttttttctctcaaattGAGGGAAGGTTTTTTAATGGGCGTTAGGGAGAAAAGGAAGTGTgttcaaagagaaagagagagaggaagtgCTTTAAAATAAGAGAAAGTGTTTTTAAAGAGACATCAATTCTTTGAAGTAGAGACAGAGGCGAAGAGACAATGAGGGGCAGATTTTTAGAGTGAGAAAGTTAAAGTGGAAAAATTCTATAGAGTGAGAGAAGAGTCTTAAGcttctttttgtgtttgtgtgatctgtgaaggagagagagattagTAGTCTTCATTGAAACGGCAAAGTAAGTAAAAGCAGCGGAGGATTTTGAACAAAATTAAAGTGCGGAGTGACTTGGTTTTTAGTATTTGCTCtactttttttcatttatttttaatattaattaggtATTATTATGGGAATGTGTATATTTCTTTCCAAACTTTATAACCATCTAGTTTAATAAGATGACAGAGAGATAACCCATTGATTAGATCTccaaaacaaaaatctttaaTTTTTGCAACGTCTTTATAGTTCAAATCGCATTAGCTTATAATTTTGTTTGCCAATAATATTTAGGATTTTGTTGGTGTTGAAagtttgttaataaaataatcTCTATGCTCTTTTATTTTCAACACGTTTTATCTCTAATCTTGAAAGGTGACAACCTTCATAATTTTTGTTCATGGATTTACTCATTTTAATTCAGGGTTAAATGCATTGAAATACGTATAAATATATTGGTTTAAGTCTCTGTTCAAAAAATACTAAACCAGTTTTAATTCAGCTGAAAAATCTGTGGACTGGCATAATCATTTATGCATGTATTATTAAACCTGTAGAATTATAGAATAAGTGAATGTAAATCATGATTCTACGGATATttatgatttgataaaaaaCATGCCGAGTGATTTTGTCAACTCTAGTAGAAATTATCATTTCATCTTGTAATAATACAATAAACAgaaaatgcaaaagaaaaagtcgaggcgtttttttttcttataatcatTTAGCTAGTGAGACGTGTCAAGTGCATGCTCTTAAAAAGAAGATGTGTAACATAGCATGTCAGATAATAAAAAAGCttgaaatcaaaattaattttaaacagTTTTTTATCAACCATTACTGTATTAAAGGCACAAAATGTCCTAAACCAGAAGCGTAACATTTGAAACTTTACAAACTAATTTAAACATTATTGTTGGTGcaactaatattttcaaaaactatAGAAATTAGGACGAAATTTGCAGTTCTCAAAAGAGGTGCATGGTAGAGTTGTATATGTATATAGAATTATATTCTCcaagttaaaaattaattaataattgcACCAACAATAATGTCTCATTTAGTTTGTAAAGTTTcaaatgttactatttttaattaatatgatcTTCAGGCTTATATGTCTACATTTTCTCTCCAGGATTTTGGTCTATCAAGAAAGTAGAAGAGCAAATAAAGATAAAGAGATAAAGAAAGCTATGTCTTGTTCTATTGTTATAGTTGCCATATCATCTATCTTTTTCaacttgattatttattttctattttgctattatttttctgaaatttatatttatttaaaattttcactttCTAAATTTCCTAAATTTGGACGGTTATTTGTATATAGAGTTATTCTTTTCTTGTAGCACAAATGCTGGACAAAAGATACTGTATTAAAGTCCACTCGCCACTGGGCACTGGATATCAGGAGTTCTCctttttctgtaatttttcTCGAGACTCccatctatactatactaaaaggtgGATATCCTCCCCTCTAAACCTATCCACGTCAGTTAATATATTCAGCCAATCAGAGAGCATTATTATGCTACGTCATACGAAGTTTTAAGTCAACTAATATAAAATCGGGCCAGGCGTTTGGGCCATTAATAATATCCAGTGCCAATATGAAGCCCACCTCATCAATACCAAATCTCCAATgaaagttattaatttattatcgtggctgactcttcttcttcttagctgTGTGAACGCTCACGGTCTAACTCCTCCTCTCAATTGATGATTTTGAGAAACGTCTGCAATTATGACATTCAAGGAGAGGGATCGCCGTCGATAGTATCAACGGTGGAGAGAACGAAGACGAACCGGAGAAGAAAAGTGAAGAAGAGCAGAGATTAAAACATCATCTGATACGAGAATCTTCTAGAACCCTACCTTCTTTTTTATGAACTCTCTCAATCCTTTCCCCGTGACTACCGTCACATGTCTTAAGCTCGGAGATATATGCAGCTGCATCTCTCTGTTTATGTCTTTGTtttcctctttcttctcttaTCTGAATGTGGGTTTCTTTGAAAGGAGATGGATGTCCGAAGAGGAAATATTGATCTTACGTTGTTATGTATTGTTTGATTATTCAAAAGGGTCTATGTCATTCACCTAACCTTGCTTTGTGTTTAGGTTACTAATGGCAGATCGTATCTGATTTCCTGTTGTTCATTTTGTCTCAGGTGATTTGGCAAGGAAGAGCCCAAGATTCACGGTTAACAGATGAGAGCTAAGAAACAGAGGATGTCGACCATTGACACCAGAAGAGATTGATTCATTCCTTTTACCTCCAGGTTTCTCCTAGATGTCACATTATACTTTACCGGATCTTTTGCTCTCGATGCAGCAATAGTAGTTGGTGGCCTTCCCAGGGTAGACATCTCTTAGTTATactacttcaaaaaaaaaaaaatgtgtccTTTGTTAATGTAGAGATATTACTGGTCTCAGATTTGGGTGTTGTAGGGTCTTGAAGAAAACAACACGGGCTGAAGCATTAAGCATAGAAACAAGGGGTTATTGTTTATTTCTTCAACTCTATGACTATGTTCTTTACTGAACGATATTGGATTCAAAAGGTCTGacttttcttaaaaaatgtatcttcgcGTACAGGGACCTGTGTGTTTGTACATGCTGAGCATTCTATTGACTCGCCACTTGCTAGGGTAATCTGTATAAATACAGAAAATATACTTCTATCACAGCCTAATTGGCGCGAACAAGCCCTTAGTCGTGCGGATACTTCAATCCGAAGTGGTTCGGTTGATGTTATTGTTGCTGACAGTGTAATTTAGGTGATTCAAATGTGATTAATAATGGATCGATGAGTTTGGTCGGAGCTATTTCTCTCCTCAcgtttttatgttattttttttttaaacaggaGCACTTGAGTATAAGATGGGTGATGCTCATATGATTATCCAAGCCGGTAAGTTTCATTGACACCCTAAATATTTGATCCCTTTTTTTTCCAAATGCTTAGAGTGTTTTGACTTCCTGTATCAAAAGACTCATCCATGACTGATCATTAGTTAAAATGTATTTGTTTCTTTGACATAAAGCTACGTGTCTTGAACTTCAAAGCATGGTAGTATTGAAAAGAAAAGGCTCGCCAAGGTAATAAAGAAAACAGTAAAAACTCGAGGAAGAGACGTCACTAACCAATCTCAGAGTCAGTACGTTAGAGGTAATAATGCTATAAGTTCATGTCATTTTCGTTGATGTTTTGGGTAGTTAGGTTCATGAAATAACAATACACTTTTCTATACAGCAGATACCAGATTATGAAAGAGTGTTTTGTGGAGAAGATAGCTGGAGTCATTGTAGAATTTGTAATCAGCGGATGATAACACATCGTGGTCTGGTTTAAAAGAAGCTAAATGAGAAACTATCTATACCAAAGGTAAACATCTAGAGTAGTTTCACTTGCAATCATTGTTTCGTCTGTCTTTTAGTTGGATGAATGCACCAATCTGACCAACTTTGATTCTCCATCTTACTATCTCTCGatctttaacttttattttaacataaaaCCTCTCCTTCCACACTAATGCAGCTAAAAGCAAGTATGGATCTCTATTTACATTAGTTGAAGTTGTTGGGTAGTTAAGAAAGCTTagtatagataaataaataaacatgtaACGTTGaggaaattatattattttcttggaAGAGattattgtcaaattatatgataatttaaaaagattacGTCTGcagttatattattttcttggaAATGAAGTGTGTGAACCTTCGAACAGGCGTGGAGATTCTGCAGATGAGGAGAGTAAGAGGAACTCTGCAAGTGATGGGCCAGCGAAAGCTAAGCGCCCAAGATGTGAGAAGTAGAGCTCCCATTCATCTTCTCACTTATTGCATGCTTCAATGATGTTTAAGTCTTTTTTCAGTTTAAGTATTGACTTATGATTTCCTTTCAGTTTTTTTGCTTTTCAGTGTTTTTTTTCCTTGAAACATTTTATCTACTTTGCATGATTAGCAGCTAAAAATCATGTTTACTGTTTTATCACTCTGCTTCATCAGAATTACATTGCtcagtttattatttatgtctTCAGAAACAGGTTCTATTGTATATTTGATATCTATGACATGAAACGTAAATAGTTCAGAGTTTAGGAGAGGAAAGacattaatatatgattttgtgATTACCATTGACcaataaattatcaaataatataagCTACTTACAACCAAGCCGCAGACTTTAGATCCTTACAAGCCAAGAGAGATAGAAGATTTCATGTTCTTATCGTCACAAGCATCATCCCAACAATATATAAAGGCACTGAtccttatttaatttattattaatacaaCTACTAAACTGCAAGGACCTAAAATCTGTGGcaattttactattattttatttattaaattgaattttgatttattactaggtgttttcctgcaccatgtgcgataaagaatttttttacgattagatatttaaatttttaaaatattgtagaaatttttgaaagctttagtaatacaaattgtataattgtacaaaaataataatatttcgaaatttgaaatgttatatatgaatacattaattttataggagatgtatgagctattaccatattaaaaaaaaattaccaaaaagaaatatcaatattaaatgtaatatatgaattattaccatattctaataagtttgccaaaatataaatcaacattaatgaaattatccatgtcatattttgccgcaagccatgtcatcaattttagtaggcatgtcatatttgttttgtgaaattgattgtaaaatgacatgtgacaatcaatttgtataaaactaataaaaatgatataacatTGCATGATTGTaggtatataaaaaactaatgatcttacgattagatattatttaatttttaaaaaattgtagaaattttgaaagctttagtattacaaaaataataatattttgaaatttgaaatgttttatatgaatatatttattttatagatgatgtatgagctattaccatattttaaaaaagtttgccaaaaataaatatcaatattaaatataatatatgaattattaccatattctaataagtttgccaaaaatataaatcaacattaaatgaaattatatatgtcatattttcctggaagccatgtcatcaatttcattagtcatgtcatatttgttttgtgaaattgattgtagagaaaacatgtggcaaaatcacttcgcaaatatagtttaGAGAATTAATTTCAAGTTTACTACTGCAGGAAAATTACAATTCTCTTCATCACTAGCTACGAGTACCTATATATGTTATCGGAGCTACAATTTAATGTTTCTTATATCATACCATATATAAGATCAAAATAGacatgaaaaaaatattcaaacaaattattaaaactcAGTTATAGCCATATTGCTTTTACATAGTATACTGAtcactttttcttttatgtttc
Above is a window of Brassica napus cultivar Da-Ae chromosome A10, Da-Ae, whole genome shotgun sequence DNA encoding:
- the LOC106371188 gene encoding type IV inositol polyphosphate 5-phosphatase 6-like; translation: MREDKSKTNKLAWSKKMVRKWFNIKSKTEEFQTDVPAPSASNGIEVEHRSSFSVEKAPTTINKSKTEKLSKNWEQQARQRRMNYENPRIIDVQNYSIFTATWNVAGRSPPPDLNLDEWLHSSAPADIYVLGFQEIVPLNAGNVLGSEDNGPAQKWLSLIRKTLNNRPGASGGGAYHTPSPLPVPMAELDADFSGSTRQKNSTFFHRRSFQTPSSACNDPSIPQPGRFSVCDRVFFSQRPSDFDPSFRGGSSSHRPSDYSRRPSDYSRQSDYSNRPSDYYSRPSDYSRPSDFSRSSDDDNGTGDSPSTVLYSPGSAAANESGYRIPWNSSQYCLVASKQMVGVFLTIWVKSELREHVKNMKVSCVGRGLMGYLGNKGSISISMLLHQTSFCFVCTHLTSGQKEGDELKRNSDVMEILKKTRFPRVKSLEEEKSPENILQHDRVIWLGDLNYRIALTYRSAKALVEMQNWRALLENDQLRIEQKRGHVFKGWNEGKIYFPPTYKYSRNSDRYSGDDLHPKEKRRTPAWCDRILWYGEGLHQLSYVRGESKFSDHRPVYGIFCAEVESAHNKLKRTMSCSASRVQAEELLPYSRGYTELSFF